In Sulfitobacter sp. W027, a single window of DNA contains:
- a CDS encoding ATP-binding protein, whose amino-acid sequence MIDDPMDRIAAALERMSPAPLSAPDFDAATAFVWHTDPDRLVPVPQVARIDLSLLIGVDRARDTLLANTRQFAAGLPANNALLWGARGMGKSSLVKAMHADVQASHEALRIVELQREDLPSVGRLLSLLRGASQRFILFCDDLSFGHDDAHYKSLKAVLDGGIEGRPDNVVLYATSNRRHLMPRDMIENERGSAINPSEAVEEKVSLSDRFGLWLGFHPCDQDQYLAMIRGYCDAFGVKIDEDTLRAEAVEWQATRGARSGRVAWQYFVDLAGRKGVHVSGG is encoded by the coding sequence GTGATCGACGACCCGATGGACCGTATTGCGGCGGCGCTGGAGCGTATGTCTCCGGCGCCGCTTTCAGCCCCGGACTTTGACGCGGCGACGGCGTTCGTCTGGCACACAGATCCTGATCGACTGGTGCCGGTGCCGCAGGTCGCGCGGATTGACCTGTCATTGCTGATTGGCGTTGACCGGGCAAGGGATACCCTTTTGGCCAACACACGCCAGTTTGCTGCCGGACTGCCAGCAAATAACGCACTGCTTTGGGGTGCGCGGGGTATGGGGAAATCCAGCCTTGTCAAAGCGATGCATGCGGATGTTCAAGCATCACATGAAGCGTTGCGCATCGTGGAGTTGCAGCGCGAAGACCTGCCTTCGGTCGGGCGTCTGCTGAGCCTTCTGCGCGGGGCGTCGCAGCGATTCATTCTCTTCTGCGATGACCTCAGCTTTGGCCATGACGACGCGCATTACAAATCGCTGAAGGCGGTGCTGGATGGCGGCATTGAGGGGCGGCCTGATAACGTCGTGCTCTATGCCACATCGAACCGCCGTCACCTGATGCCGCGCGACATGATCGAGAATGAGCGTGGCAGTGCGATCAATCCCTCGGAGGCGGTGGAGGAGAAGGTCTCTCTCTCTGACCGTTTTGGGCTGTGGCTTGGGTTCCATCCCTGCGATCAAGACCAGTATCTCGCCATGATCCGTGGATATTGCGATGCCTTCGGCGTCAAGATTGACGAGGACACATTGCGCGCCGAGGCCGTCGAATGGCAGGCCACGCGGGGTGCCCGTTCGGGCCGGGTGGCGTGGCAGTATTTCGTAGATTTGGCAGGCCGAAAGGGTGTCCACGTCTCAGGCGGGTGA
- a CDS encoding M23 family metallopeptidase, producing MRQTRLRRPMRLTLMAGTSAILLAGCENQPLDYDMRSTFGDGFTTADAARGPLAERPKPDARGVIAYPTYQVAVARRGDTLKDVANRVGANGNELARYNGIELDVPLRQGEIIALPRRVAEPAPGTDGSVDITTLAGSAIDRAPVTPTVQTQSLPPASSNPTTSAPAPQPAAPQSKEPVRHRVERGETAYTVARLYNVPVKALAEWNGLGPDFAIREGQFLLIPVEKQAPPRLATNTASSAAASRPLEPVTSAPGAGSPTPTPPSAAKPLPQDETAKPLPPKAEPEKPVADVGKPTAPAKASKMTPPVQGSIIRAYAKGKNEGINIQGSPGAPVKAAEGGTVAAITKSAEGIPIVVVRHPDNLLTVYANVDGVNVAKGDTVSRGQQIAKLRGGSESHVHFEVRKGFESVDPTPYIQ from the coding sequence ATGCGCCAAACACGCTTGCGCCGCCCCATGCGGCTGACCCTAATGGCCGGAACCAGTGCGATACTGCTGGCCGGTTGCGAAAATCAGCCGCTGGACTACGACATGCGCAGCACCTTTGGCGATGGCTTTACGACCGCCGACGCCGCGCGCGGGCCACTGGCCGAGCGGCCCAAACCTGACGCGCGGGGGGTGATCGCCTACCCCACATATCAGGTGGCCGTCGCCCGGCGCGGTGATACCTTGAAGGACGTGGCCAACCGTGTAGGGGCCAACGGCAATGAACTGGCGCGTTACAACGGCATCGAACTGGACGTGCCGCTGCGTCAAGGAGAGATCATTGCCCTGCCCCGCCGTGTGGCCGAACCCGCCCCCGGCACCGATGGCAGCGTCGACATCACCACCCTCGCAGGCAGCGCGATTGACCGCGCCCCGGTGACGCCAACGGTGCAGACGCAAAGTCTGCCGCCCGCAAGCAGCAACCCCACCACAAGCGCGCCCGCACCTCAGCCCGCGGCACCGCAATCCAAAGAGCCCGTCCGTCACCGGGTGGAGCGCGGCGAGACGGCCTATACCGTTGCCCGCCTCTATAATGTGCCAGTCAAAGCGCTGGCCGAATGGAACGGCCTTGGCCCCGATTTCGCGATCCGTGAAGGTCAATTCCTACTGATCCCGGTCGAAAAGCAAGCGCCCCCACGTCTGGCCACCAACACCGCCTCCAGCGCCGCCGCATCGCGGCCCCTTGAGCCGGTCACCAGCGCCCCCGGCGCAGGCAGCCCCACACCGACGCCCCCCTCGGCTGCCAAGCCGCTGCCGCAGGATGAGACCGCGAAACCTTTGCCGCCCAAAGCCGAGCCTGAAAAACCCGTGGCCGATGTCGGCAAGCCAACTGCACCCGCGAAAGCCTCCAAAATGACGCCGCCTGTCCAAGGCTCTATCATCCGCGCTTATGCGAAGGGCAAGAATGAAGGTATCAACATCCAAGGCAGCCCCGGCGCACCGGTCAAGGCCGCCGAAGGGGGCACCGTCGCCGCCATCACCAAGAGCGCAGAGGGCATCCCGATTGTCGTGGTGCGCCACCCGGACAACCTGTTGACCGTCTATGCCAATGTGGACGGCGTCAATGTTGCAAAAGGCGATACCGTCAGCCGAGGCCAGCAGATTGCGAAACTGCGCGGCGGATCGGAATCGCATGTGCATTTCGAAGTGCGCAAAGGCTTTGAGAGCGTCGATCCAACGCCATACATTCAGTAA
- a CDS encoding protein-L-isoaspartate(D-aspartate) O-methyltransferase codes for MNEEPISEAERKMQFLYALRSKGVTDARVLTAMEAIDRGPFIRGIFASRAYEDMPLPIACGQTISQPSVVGLMSQALQVSSRDKVLEIGTGSGYQAAILSKLARRVYTIDRHRRLVQEARGVFEAMDLNNITAITADGSFGLAEQAPFDRIIVTAAAEDPPGPLLAQLKEGGIMVLPVGQSDTVQHLIRVRKTADGLEYDELRAVRFVPLLEGLGKDG; via the coding sequence ATGAACGAAGAGCCGATCTCTGAGGCCGAACGCAAGATGCAGTTCCTCTACGCGCTGCGCTCCAAGGGCGTGACGGACGCGCGTGTCCTGACAGCGATGGAAGCGATCGACCGCGGCCCCTTCATTCGCGGCATCTTCGCAAGCCGCGCCTATGAGGATATGCCCCTGCCCATCGCCTGCGGCCAGACGATCAGCCAACCCTCCGTCGTGGGCTTGATGAGCCAAGCCTTGCAGGTGTCATCCCGCGATAAGGTGCTCGAAATCGGCACAGGCTCGGGCTATCAGGCGGCGATCCTCAGCAAGCTCGCGCGGCGGGTCTATACGATCGACCGGCACCGGCGCTTGGTGCAAGAAGCCCGTGGCGTGTTTGAGGCGATGGATCTTAACAACATCACCGCGATCACCGCCGACGGTAGCTTTGGCCTTGCCGAGCAGGCGCCATTCGACCGGATCATCGTGACCGCCGCCGCTGAAGACCCGCCCGGCCCCCTGCTTGCCCAACTAAAAGAGGGTGGCATCATGGTGCTGCCCGTGGGCCAATCCGACACGGTTCAGCACCTAATTCGTGTGCGAAAGACCGCTGACGGGCTGGAATACGACGAATTGCGTGCCGTGCGCTTTGTCCCCCTGCTGGAAGGCTTGGGCAAGGACGGTTAA
- the surE gene encoding 5'/3'-nucleotidase SurE, giving the protein MRILITNDDGINAPGLAVLRAIAEELAGPKGEVWTVAPAFEQSGVGHCISYTKPMMISQLDDRVFATEGSPADCVLAAIYDTMTAAPPDLVLSGVNRGNNAAENALYSGTLGGAIEAALQGLPAIALSQYYGPANRDLADPFEAAAQHGVETCRRILDHSPSEEAAYGLFYNVNFPPVAGADVRGIRLAPQGRRPGTGFSTEAHLSPSGRRFLWIKGGDQRVQTAAGSDACVNLDGYVSVTPMRCDLTDHAALETLTGING; this is encoded by the coding sequence ATGCGCATTCTGATTACAAACGATGACGGCATCAACGCGCCCGGTCTGGCCGTGCTGCGCGCCATTGCCGAGGAGTTGGCCGGGCCTAAGGGCGAGGTCTGGACCGTTGCACCCGCATTCGAGCAATCCGGCGTGGGCCATTGCATCAGCTACACCAAGCCGATGATGATCTCGCAACTGGACGACCGTGTTTTCGCTACCGAAGGCTCCCCCGCCGACTGCGTGCTCGCCGCGATCTACGACACGATGACCGCCGCCCCGCCTGATCTGGTGCTTTCCGGCGTGAACCGGGGCAACAATGCCGCTGAAAACGCGCTCTATTCCGGGACGCTTGGCGGCGCGATCGAGGCGGCCCTGCAGGGCCTTCCCGCCATCGCCCTGTCGCAATACTACGGCCCGGCGAACCGCGATCTGGCCGATCCTTTTGAGGCCGCCGCCCAACACGGCGTTGAAACCTGCCGCCGCATTCTGGACCACAGTCCCAGCGAAGAGGCCGCCTATGGCCTTTTCTACAACGTTAACTTCCCCCCCGTCGCGGGTGCGGACGTGCGCGGCATCCGGCTGGCCCCTCAGGGCCGTCGCCCCGGCACCGGGTTTTCGACCGAAGCGCATCTGTCGCCCTCGGGCCGGCGCTTTTTGTGGATCAAGGGTGGGGATCAGCGTGTGCAGACCGCAGCGGGCAGCGACGCCTGCGTGAACCTTGACGGCTACGTTTCGGTCACCCCAATGCGCTGCGACCTGACGGACCACGCAGCACTTGAAACGCTCACAGGCATTAACGGATGA
- a CDS encoding SDR family oxidoreductase, translating to MSKTALITGASRGLGAALAEAFAPTHHIIAVGRTTGALEELDDRIQAKGGSATLAPMDITNADAMAVLCRGIHDRWGGLDLWLHCAIHAAPLTPTDHIDAKDMEKSIAGNITATARLITFVSPLLGTDGTAVFFDDPRAGTKFFGSYGATKAAQIALATSWQVETAQIGPRVHILMPDPMPTATRARFFPGEDRAALSDTATQAAAVLAQLSENSAS from the coding sequence ATGAGCAAGACAGCATTGATCACCGGCGCGTCGCGCGGCCTTGGAGCCGCATTGGCAGAGGCCTTTGCCCCCACCCATCATATCATCGCGGTCGGTCGCACAACCGGCGCGTTGGAAGAGCTGGATGACCGCATCCAAGCCAAGGGTGGCAGCGCCACACTGGCCCCGATGGACATCACCAACGCCGATGCGATGGCCGTGCTCTGCCGTGGTATCCACGACCGCTGGGGGGGTCTGGACCTTTGGTTGCATTGCGCGATCCATGCGGCACCGCTCACCCCGACCGACCATATCGACGCTAAGGATATGGAGAAATCCATTGCCGGCAACATCACCGCCACGGCGCGGCTGATCACCTTCGTCTCGCCGCTTCTTGGGACGGATGGCACGGCGGTCTTTTTTGACGATCCGCGCGCTGGTACGAAATTCTTCGGCAGCTACGGGGCCACCAAGGCCGCGCAGATCGCGCTGGCGACCTCTTGGCAGGTCGAGACCGCGCAGATCGGCCCGCGCGTCCATATCCTCATGCCCGACCCGATGCCCACCGCCACCCGCGCGCGCTTCTTCCCCGGTGAAGACCGCGCGGCGCTGAGCGACACCGCCACGCAGGCCGCTGCGGTATTGGCGCAACTGTCGGAAAACTCCGCCTCCTGA
- a CDS encoding pilus assembly protein PilP, translated as MASTGTPTPKKVSDLATEKADLSSTALIGIFGSDSTPGALIREGGGKISRVEVGDQVAGGIVAAIGQGTLVLSSRRGNKVLRLPQG; from the coding sequence ATGGCGAGCACTGGGACCCCGACCCCAAAGAAAGTCTCCGATCTGGCAACTGAAAAGGCCGATCTGTCCAGCACCGCGCTGATTGGCATCTTCGGCAGCGACAGCACGCCCGGCGCGCTGATCCGCGAAGGCGGCGGCAAGATTTCCCGCGTCGAAGTGGGCGATCAAGTCGCAGGCGGTATTGTGGCGGCCATTGGACAGGGCACACTCGTGCTCTCTAGCCGTCGCGGCAATAAGGTACTGCGCTTGCCGCAGGGCTGA
- a CDS encoding ferredoxin--NADP reductase, producing the protein MTEQSTVNQTTAKPVPTLPDAQTVTSVTHWTDQLFSFRVSRPASLRFRSGEFVMIGLMGDPHPETGKQKPLLRAYSIASPAWDDELEFYSIKVQDGPLTSKLQHIQPGDQIILRPKPVGTLVHDALLPGDRLWMFATGTGFAPFASLLREPETYEKFDEVIVTHTCRDVAELEYGRQLIEGLKADELMQELIGPENLAKIRYYPTTTREESPKMGRITHLLQDGTVFKDLGVPQINAAHDRAMVCGSLGFNKDIMEILEGFGLTEGANSDPQHFVVEKAFVG; encoded by the coding sequence ATGACCGAGCAGAGCACAGTGAACCAGACCACCGCCAAGCCCGTCCCGACGTTGCCCGACGCCCAGACCGTGACCTCTGTCACCCATTGGACGGACCAGCTTTTCTCTTTCCGCGTCTCGCGCCCGGCGAGCCTGCGTTTCCGCTCGGGCGAGTTCGTGATGATCGGCCTGATGGGCGACCCGCATCCCGAAACCGGAAAGCAAAAACCGCTGCTGCGCGCCTATTCCATCGCCTCGCCTGCGTGGGACGATGAGTTGGAGTTCTATTCGATCAAAGTGCAGGACGGCCCGCTGACCTCCAAGCTGCAGCACATCCAGCCCGGCGATCAGATCATCCTGCGGCCCAAGCCCGTGGGCACGCTGGTGCATGACGCGTTGCTGCCCGGCGACCGGCTGTGGATGTTCGCCACCGGCACCGGCTTTGCCCCTTTCGCCAGTCTGCTGCGTGAGCCCGAGACCTATGAGAAATTCGACGAGGTTATCGTCACCCACACCTGCCGCGATGTGGCGGAACTGGAGTATGGCCGACAGTTGATCGAAGGACTGAAGGCCGACGAACTGATGCAAGAGCTGATCGGCCCCGAAAACCTCGCCAAGATCCGCTATTACCCGACCACCACCCGCGAAGAGAGCCCCAAAATGGGCCGGATCACGCACCTTTTGCAGGATGGCACGGTGTTCAAAGATCTCGGCGTGCCTCAGATCAACGCCGCCCACGACCGCGCCATGGTCTGCGGCAGCCTGGGCTTCAACAAGGATATCATGGAGATTCTCGAAGGCTTTGGCCTGACCGAGGGTGCCAATTCCGACCCCCAGCATTTCGTCGTTGAAAAGGCTTTCGTGGGCTAA
- a CDS encoding DUF934 domain-containing protein, whose translation MSVLVTDTGFTANDWTHGYCKEGAANDCRAIDLGSDADAHAVTLTPALEMIRVDFPSFADGRGFTIARVLRLRGYTGRLRARGHVLADQYAMARRAGFDEVEIDDDLAARQPQDQWLARADWQAHNYQSRLRGAASPQAAAAE comes from the coding sequence ATGAGCGTACTCGTAACCGACACCGGTTTCACCGCCAACGACTGGACCCATGGCTATTGCAAAGAAGGGGCAGCGAATGACTGCCGCGCCATTGATCTTGGCTCGGACGCCGATGCCCATGCCGTCACCTTGACCCCGGCGCTGGAGATGATCCGTGTCGACTTCCCCTCTTTCGCGGATGGGCGCGGCTTTACCATCGCCCGCGTTCTGCGCCTGCGCGGTTACACGGGCCGTCTGCGCGCCCGCGGGCATGTGCTGGCTGATCAATACGCCATGGCGCGCCGCGCGGGGTTCGATGAGGTTGAGATCGACGATGATCTGGCCGCCCGTCAGCCGCAGGACCAGTGGCTCGCCCGCGCTGACTGGCAGGCACACAACTATCAGTCCCGTCTGCGCGGCGCGGCGTCCCCACAGGCAGCGGCGGCCGAATAG
- a CDS encoding phosphoadenylyl-sulfate reductase: protein MPLDTPELHPFSNTAAPSPEGLRAVEEKVARLNADLRHHGATDVIRRADAEIENLTLVSSFGAESVALLHLASMVSRDIPVLFIDTEMLFAETLVYQQELSERLGLRNVTTLRSEEIAAQDPDGTLHQYDTDACCALRKTRPLQSALAGYDGWITGRKRFQSGSRAALEFFEAEVPKDGAAPRIKVNPLAYWATSDVADYIAENRLPRHPLVAKGYPSIGCAPCTSPVAPGEDPRAGRWRDQNKEECGIHFVNGKVVRTGDKS from the coding sequence ATGCCGCTTGACACCCCTGAACTTCATCCTTTTTCAAATACCGCTGCGCCGTCCCCCGAGGGGCTGCGCGCGGTCGAGGAAAAGGTAGCGCGGCTTAATGCCGACCTGCGCCACCACGGGGCCACGGATGTCATCCGCCGCGCCGATGCTGAGATCGAGAACCTCACCCTCGTCTCCAGCTTTGGCGCGGAGTCGGTGGCGCTGTTGCACCTTGCCTCCATGGTGTCGCGGGATATTCCGGTGCTCTTTATCGACACCGAAATGCTCTTTGCCGAAACGCTGGTTTACCAGCAGGAGCTGAGCGAACGCCTCGGCCTGCGCAATGTCACCACCCTGCGCAGCGAAGAGATCGCAGCACAGGATCCCGATGGCACGCTGCACCAATATGACACCGACGCCTGCTGTGCCTTGCGCAAGACCCGGCCTCTGCAGAGCGCGCTGGCGGGCTATGATGGCTGGATCACCGGGCGCAAACGCTTCCAATCGGGCAGCCGCGCGGCCTTGGAATTCTTCGAGGCCGAAGTTCCCAAAGACGGGGCCGCGCCGCGTATCAAGGTGAACCCGCTGGCCTATTGGGCAACCTCGGATGTGGCGGATTACATTGCCGAGAACCGCCTGCCCCGGCACCCGCTGGTGGCCAAGGGCTACCCTTCGATCGGCTGTGCGCCCTGCACCTCGCCGGTGGCTCCGGGCGAAGACCCGCGCGCCGGGCGTTGGCGCGATCAGAACAAAGAAGAATGCGGCATCCATTTTGTGAATGGCAAAGTGGTCCGAACAGGAGACAAATCATGA
- a CDS encoding nitrite/sulfite reductase, which translates to MYSYTEFDDKFLAERNAQFRAQVERRIDGSLTEDEFKPLRLMNGLYLQLHAYMLRVAIPYGTLNSAQMDQLAYIAERWDKGYGHFTTRQNIQYNWPELRDVPDMLDALAEVKLHAIQTSGNTIRNVTADHFAGAAADEVADPRPVAELIRQWSTDHPEFQFLPRKFKVAVTGAAADRAVIKAHDIGLRIVERDGQQGFEVIVGGGLGRTPMIGKVLYDFVSADDLLPTLEAIVSVYNVLGRRDNKYKARIKITVHENGIEDIRARVDAQYALIRSQFTGVDQQMLSRIEADFAAPEFKTASLAAYESAYTNDPVFRAWADTNLAEHRAPGYAIVSISLKAHGATPGDATADQMRVMADLARRFGHDELRISHEQNVILPHVHRSDLPELHAALKEAKLATANIGLISDIIACPGMDYCALATARSIPIAQEIATRFDELKLEHDVGPLKIKISGCINACGHHHVGHIGILGLDRAGVENYQITLGGDGTENASIGERAGPGFSAEEIIPAIERLVLGYLDLRNDPSETFLQAYRRLGLAPFKAALYPETASKDQANAA; encoded by the coding sequence ATGTATAGCTACACCGAATTCGACGACAAATTCCTCGCCGAGCGCAACGCCCAGTTCCGCGCCCAAGTCGAGCGCCGCATCGACGGCTCACTCACCGAGGATGAGTTCAAACCGCTGCGCTTGATGAATGGGCTCTACTTGCAACTGCACGCCTATATGCTGCGCGTGGCGATCCCCTATGGCACGCTCAACAGCGCCCAGATGGATCAACTCGCCTATATCGCCGAGCGGTGGGACAAGGGCTACGGCCACTTCACCACGCGTCAGAACATCCAGTACAACTGGCCCGAGCTGCGCGACGTGCCCGACATGCTCGACGCGCTGGCCGAGGTGAAGCTGCACGCGATCCAGACCTCTGGCAACACCATCCGCAACGTGACGGCGGACCATTTCGCCGGGGCCGCCGCCGATGAGGTCGCCGACCCACGCCCCGTGGCCGAGTTGATCCGACAGTGGTCCACCGACCACCCGGAATTCCAGTTCCTGCCGCGCAAGTTCAAGGTCGCCGTCACCGGTGCCGCCGCTGACCGTGCGGTGATCAAGGCCCATGACATCGGCCTGCGCATCGTTGAGCGTGACGGCCAACAGGGTTTCGAGGTCATCGTCGGCGGTGGCCTTGGCCGCACCCCGATGATCGGCAAGGTGCTCTACGACTTCGTCAGCGCCGACGACCTGCTGCCCACGCTCGAAGCCATCGTCAGCGTCTACAACGTGCTGGGCCGCCGCGATAACAAATACAAAGCGCGCATCAAGATCACTGTCCACGAAAACGGCATTGAAGACATCCGCGCCCGCGTTGACGCGCAATATGCGCTGATCCGCAGCCAATTCACCGGCGTTGACCAGCAAATGCTGTCGCGCATCGAAGCCGATTTCGCAGCACCCGAGTTCAAAACCGCCTCCCTCGCGGCCTACGAGTCCGCCTATACCAACGATCCGGTCTTCCGCGCATGGGCCGATACCAACCTCGCCGAGCACCGCGCGCCGGGCTATGCCATCGTCTCGATCAGCCTCAAGGCCCATGGCGCCACGCCGGGTGACGCGACGGCGGACCAAATGCGGGTGATGGCCGACCTCGCCCGCCGCTTTGGCCATGACGAGCTGCGCATCAGCCATGAGCAAAACGTGATCCTCCCCCATGTGCACCGCAGCGACCTGCCCGAACTGCACGCCGCGCTGAAAGAGGCGAAACTGGCCACCGCCAACATCGGGTTGATCTCCGACATCATCGCCTGCCCCGGCATGGACTATTGCGCGCTGGCCACCGCCCGCTCGATCCCCATCGCGCAGGAAATCGCGACCCGGTTCGACGAGCTGAAGCTCGAGCACGACGTGGGCCCGCTCAAGATCAAGATCTCCGGCTGCATCAACGCCTGCGGCCACCACCACGTCGGCCACATCGGCATCCTCGGCCTCGACCGTGCGGGCGTGGAGAACTACCAAATCACGCTGGGCGGCGACGGCACTGAGAACGCCAGCATCGGTGAACGCGCGGGCCCCGGTTTCTCGGCTGAGGAAATCATCCCGGCCATCGAACGCCTCGTTCTGGGCTATCTCGACCTGCGTAACGATCCTTCGGAGACCTTTCTGCAAGCCTACCGCCGCCTCGGCCTCGCCCCCTTCAAGGCCGCGCTTTACCCTGAGACGGCCAGCAAGGATCAGGCCAATGCCGCTTGA
- a CDS encoding DUF2849 domain-containing protein, with protein sequence MPKPFTPKVITANALLEGDVVYQTATGWTRSLSEAEVLTDEADADLRLIDALTQQDLVVGVYLADVAPDTGGPRPTHFREEFRAKGPSNYAHGKQETL encoded by the coding sequence ATGCCCAAGCCTTTCACCCCCAAGGTCATCACCGCCAATGCGCTGCTCGAAGGCGACGTTGTCTACCAAACCGCCACCGGCTGGACCCGCAGCCTTTCCGAGGCCGAGGTGCTGACCGATGAGGCCGACGCTGACCTGCGCCTGATCGACGCGCTCACGCAGCAAGATTTGGTCGTCGGCGTCTACCTCGCCGATGTGGCCCCCGATACGGGCGGCCCGCGCCCCACACATTTCCGCGAAGAGTTCCGCGCCAAAGGCCCGTCGAACTACGCCCACGGCAAACAGGAGACCCTGTGA